One window from the genome of Paraclostridium sordellii encodes:
- a CDS encoding ABC transporter permease translates to MLYNNNQKIIKKLSKRNFKINKMRNMVSVIAIVLTTVLFTSLFTVGYSMLEAFNSYKFMEYGTLSHVQLQDISKEQIEKLKNHDLIDKNTIGIVKNIEIIKNPELLTQTVNLTIYDENSIKNTPHMEMVEGKLPENKDDIVLPTIVLDLLKLPHKIGTEVNLEIPKVKDGNPTGETEIFKFRLSGYFKYKVSNVMNLHDVFASEAFYNEYRKNNEVGPTCVYFNFKNNKNLESQFNQVIKDLKPYSGKASLNPAHLDTQVNNTSELIKNVLPIILMIMLILLSGYLLIYNIFYISVVKDIQHYGLLKTIGTSPAQIKKLVITQANTLCLISIPIGLTIGYLLGVIFVPIVGNILNGLDRSTYNYFNPIIFIFATVFSYITVRLSCKKPAKIASTVSPIDAIRYSDRDNNIKKKSKKGKTGSKIHKMALANMFRNKKKAFLVLVSMSLSCMIFLGVATIISSSDPNKAADGQLLGDMEIQHGSVWQIDYEEDSSIPMDENILKDLKNINEIDNIYTIYNGSNRVVYEGDLKEEVLTQEVEQSYKDLLYEGEDPKDIVEFKGVLPVDLMGLSSGILIDRMIENNDAGFYGDVKVISGEIDIEKFNKGGYIIIQGHEDSKIKVGDKISFKYLKNNLVEEGYTENEFEVMAILDGAKNFSISLYVNNNDFKNVVDKPYIEKVIIDTNNKNDDKLENEIININEKYNNPYTKVYSKRIFIEEAKEVQLSITIIGMSAVVIIGLIGVLNFINTMTTNIISRRKEFAAIEAVGMTKKQLKKMLMLEGFYYALIITISNLTLGGVASILGFNIMKLRYSVYTYPIGALLLCTIAVFLISLVVPLIVYKSLSKESIVERIRITE, encoded by the coding sequence ATGCTTTACAATAATAATCAAAAAATAATAAAAAAATTAAGTAAAAGAAATTTTAAAATAAACAAAATGAGAAATATGGTATCTGTAATTGCAATAGTTTTAACAACTGTGCTTTTTACATCTTTATTTACCGTGGGATATTCTATGTTAGAAGCATTTAATAGTTATAAGTTTATGGAATATGGAACACTTAGTCATGTTCAATTACAAGATATATCAAAAGAACAAATTGAAAAGCTAAAGAATCATGATTTAATAGATAAAAATACAATCGGTATAGTAAAAAATATTGAAATTATAAAAAATCCAGAACTATTAACACAAACAGTAAATCTTACTATATATGATGAAAACAGTATAAAAAACACTCCTCACATGGAAATGGTAGAAGGAAAGCTACCTGAAAATAAAGATGATATAGTTCTTCCAACTATAGTTTTAGATTTATTAAAGTTACCACATAAGATAGGAACAGAAGTAAATTTAGAAATACCAAAAGTAAAAGATGGTAATCCAACAGGTGAAACTGAGATTTTTAAGTTTAGATTAAGTGGATACTTTAAGTATAAAGTGTCAAATGTAATGAATCTACATGATGTTTTTGCAAGTGAAGCTTTTTATAATGAATATAGAAAAAATAATGAAGTTGGACCAACTTGTGTATATTTTAATTTTAAAAATAATAAAAATTTAGAATCACAATTTAACCAAGTTATAAAAGATTTAAAACCTTATAGTGGAAAAGCTAGTTTAAATCCTGCACATTTAGATACACAGGTAAATAATACAAGTGAATTAATAAAAAATGTACTACCTATAATTCTTATGATAATGCTAATCCTTTTAAGTGGATACTTACTAATATATAATATCTTTTATATTTCAGTTGTTAAAGACATACAACATTATGGATTATTAAAAACCATAGGAACATCACCAGCACAAATTAAAAAGCTAGTAATAACTCAGGCTAATACTTTGTGTTTAATAAGTATCCCAATAGGCCTAACAATAGGTTATTTATTAGGAGTTATATTTGTGCCTATAGTTGGTAATATACTAAATGGATTAGATAGAAGCACTTATAATTACTTTAATCCAATAATATTTATATTTGCGACAGTATTTTCATATATAACAGTAAGATTATCTTGTAAAAAACCTGCAAAAATAGCAAGTACAGTATCTCCAATAGATGCAATTAGATATAGTGATAGAGATAATAATATAAAGAAAAAATCTAAAAAAGGTAAAACTGGTTCTAAAATTCATAAAATGGCACTTGCTAATATGTTTAGAAATAAGAAAAAAGCATTTTTAGTTTTAGTATCAATGTCACTAAGTTGTATGATATTTTTAGGGGTAGCAACAATTATTAGCAGTTCAGACCCAAATAAAGCAGCAGATGGACAACTTTTAGGAGATATGGAAATACAACATGGATCAGTTTGGCAAATTGATTATGAAGAAGATTCAAGTATACCAATGGATGAAAATATTTTAAAAGACTTAAAAAATATAAATGAAATAGATAATATATATACTATTTACAATGGAAGCAATAGAGTAGTATATGAAGGGGATTTGAAAGAAGAAGTATTAACTCAAGAAGTAGAACAATCGTACAAAGATTTGCTTTATGAAGGAGAAGATCCAAAAGATATAGTTGAGTTTAAAGGTGTTCTTCCTGTTGATTTAATGGGATTATCATCAGGTATATTAATAGATCGGATGATAGAAAATAACGATGCAGGTTTTTATGGAGACGTAAAAGTTATAAGTGGTGAAATAGACATAGAAAAGTTTAATAAAGGTGGATATATAATAATCCAAGGGCATGAAGATAGCAAAATAAAGGTAGGGGATAAAATTAGTTTTAAATATCTTAAAAATAACCTTGTAGAAGAAGGGTACACTGAAAATGAGTTTGAAGTTATGGCAATTCTAGATGGTGCTAAAAACTTTAGCATTTCATTATATGTTAATAATAATGACTTTAAAAATGTTGTAGATAAGCCATATATAGAAAAGGTAATCATAGATACTAATAATAAAAATGATGATAAATTAGAAAATGAAATAATTAATATTAATGAAAAATACAATAATCCATATACTAAGGTTTATTCAAAAAGGATTTTCATAGAAGAGGCAAAAGAGGTTCAATTATCAATAACTATAATAGGTATGAGCGCGGTAGTTATAATTGGATTAATAGGAGTTTTAAATTTTATAAATACAATGACAACAAATATAATATCAAGAAGAAAAGAATTTGCAGCTATAGAAGCAGTAGGTATGACTAAAAAACAGCTTAAGAAAATGCTTATGCTAGAAGGTTTTTATTATGCGTTAATAATAACTATTTCAAATCTTACTTTAGGAGGGGTAGCTTCTATACTTGGTTTTAATATTATGAAACTTAGATATTCAGTATATACTTATCCAATAGGAGCTTTGTTACTTTGTACAATAGCAGTGTTTTTAATAAGCTTAGTAGTACCATTAATAGTTTACAAGAGCTTATCTAAAGAAAGTATTGTAGAAAGAATTAGAATAACTGAATAA
- a CDS encoding ABC transporter ATP-binding protein, giving the protein MKILESKNLKKYYGKGENLVKALDGIDISINKGEFVAIVGTSGSGKSTLLHMLGGLDRASEGKIIIENNDIFNMNDEELTIFRRRNVGFIFQSYNLVPILNVYENIVLPIELDGCKIDEKYINEIIDILGLTSKVNELPNNLSGGQQQRVAIARALATKPSIILADEPTGNLDSKTEQDVLGLLKITSQKFSQTIIMITHNEQIAQMAERIIRIEDGKVVNRGENYALQ; this is encoded by the coding sequence ATGAAGATATTAGAAAGTAAAAATTTAAAAAAATATTATGGAAAAGGTGAAAACTTAGTAAAAGCATTAGATGGTATTGATATAAGCATAAATAAAGGGGAATTTGTTGCTATAGTAGGTACATCTGGTAGTGGTAAAAGTACACTTCTTCATATGCTTGGGGGACTTGATAGAGCAAGTGAAGGAAAAATAATAATAGAAAATAATGATATTTTTAATATGAATGACGAAGAACTTACAATATTTAGACGTAGAAATGTTGGATTTATATTTCAAAGCTATAACTTAGTACCAATATTAAATGTTTATGAAAATATAGTACTTCCAATAGAATTAGATGGATGTAAAATAGATGAAAAATATATAAATGAAATAATAGATATACTAGGACTTACATCAAAAGTAAATGAACTTCCTAATAATCTATCGGGAGGACAACAACAGCGTGTTGCCATAGCAAGAGCTCTTGCAACAAAACCATCAATAATACTAGCAGATGAGCCAACAGGAAATCTAGATAGTAAAACAGAACAAGACGTATTAGGTCTTTTAAAAATAACAAGTCAAAAGTTTAGTCAAACAATAATAATGATAACTCATAATGAACAAATAGCTCAAATGGCTGAAAGAATAATTAGAATTGAAGATGGTAAGGTTGTAAACAGAGGTGAAAACTATGCTTTACAATAA
- a CDS encoding sensor histidine kinase yields MNYKKINKSNLYINFFIIYIIISCTYLFLIRKQTKDIIYMYPKSYDLIKNINLISLCFIVALLVISFLFVYVIRRNIVEFSDKLITSIDEFIAGNKNQNLELNKDTLICKVQNKFKNMVEIMENKNNRYLKEKDSIKTLISDISHQIKTPIANISIYNETLLNRELDRDKQIYFLNNMRHQVNKLEWLVKSLIKMSRLETGIIELNITKSRISDTIASALSGIYLKAEEKNISLEIDIDDKLELCHDKKWTTEAIFNIIENAVKYTNYNGNIKLNLEKMELFSKLSIIDNGIGIDEYEINHIFKRFYRSIDVSDTEGVGVGLYLSREIINKQNGYIKVTSKKGEGTTFAIFFKD; encoded by the coding sequence ATGAATTATAAAAAAATTAATAAAAGCAATCTTTATATAAATTTCTTTATTATATATATTATAATATCATGTACTTATTTATTTTTAATAAGAAAACAAACAAAAGATATTATATACATGTATCCAAAATCATATGATTTAATTAAAAACATCAACTTAATAAGTTTATGCTTTATAGTAGCATTACTAGTAATTTCATTTTTATTTGTATATGTCATAAGACGTAATATAGTTGAATTTAGTGACAAACTTATAACTAGCATAGACGAATTTATAGCTGGAAATAAAAATCAAAATTTAGAATTAAATAAAGATACCTTAATATGCAAGGTTCAAAATAAATTTAAAAACATGGTTGAGATTATGGAAAACAAAAACAATAGGTATCTAAAGGAGAAAGACAGTATAAAGACATTAATATCAGATATTTCACATCAAATAAAAACTCCTATAGCAAATATTTCAATATATAATGAAACTTTATTAAATAGAGAACTAGATAGAGATAAACAAATTTACTTTTTAAACAACATGAGACATCAAGTAAATAAGTTAGAATGGCTAGTAAAGTCACTTATAAAGATGTCTAGATTAGAAACAGGTATAATCGAATTAAACATAACAAAGTCTAGAATAAGTGATACAATTGCCAGTGCACTAAGTGGAATATATTTAAAAGCAGAGGAAAAAAATATATCTTTAGAAATAGATATTGACGATAAATTAGAGCTTTGCCATGATAAAAAATGGACTACAGAAGCTATATTTAATATAATAGAAAATGCTGTAAAATATACTAATTACAATGGAAATATAAAATTAAATCTAGAGAAAATGGAGTTATTTAGTAAGCTTAGTATAATAGATAATGGAATTGGAATTGATGAATATGAAATTAATCATATATTTAAGCGTTTTTACAGAAGCATAGATGTTAGTGATACAGAGGGAGTAGGAGTTGGATTATACTTATCTAGAGAAATTATAAATAAGCAAAATGGATATATTAAAGTAACTTCTAAAAAAGGTGAGGGAACTACTTTTGCTATATTTTTTAAAGACTAA
- a CDS encoding response regulator transcription factor, whose product MKNILIVEDDTILNHGICFNLNADGFNVIPVYSLNDAREILKENNIDLIILDVNLPDGNGFEFCKEIRQASNIGILFLTACDMETDIIKGFKLGADDYITKPFSINILTQRVGALIRRCGNKELEDEVLIDGDFTFNFDKMIVTKSKVNIVLSPIEYKILKKLVQCKKQIVTRQSLIDFIWDNDGEYIEEHALTVNINRLRRKIDNKTATHKYIKTIYGMGYMWVGGKDEL is encoded by the coding sequence ATGAAAAACATATTAATAGTAGAAGATGATACTATACTTAATCATGGTATATGTTTTAATCTAAATGCTGATGGATTTAACGTCATACCAGTATATAGTTTAAATGATGCAAGAGAGATTTTGAAAGAAAATAACATAGATTTAATTATCTTAGATGTAAACTTACCAGATGGTAATGGTTTTGAATTTTGCAAAGAAATTAGACAAGCTTCAAATATAGGAATATTATTTTTAACAGCATGTGATATGGAAACAGATATTATAAAAGGATTTAAACTAGGAGCTGATGATTATATCACAAAACCTTTTAGCATAAATATCTTAACCCAAAGAGTAGGTGCGCTAATAAGAAGATGTGGCAATAAAGAACTAGAAGATGAAGTTTTAATTGATGGAGATTTTACTTTTAATTTTGACAAAATGATAGTAACTAAAAGTAAAGTAAATATAGTACTATCACCAATAGAATATAAGATACTAAAAAAACTAGTTCAATGTAAAAAACAAATAGTTACAAGACAATCTTTAATAGATTTTATTTGGGATAATGATGGAGAATACATAGAAGAACATGCCTTAACGGTAAACATAAATAGATTAAGAAGAAAAATAGATAATAAAACAGCTACTCATAAATATATAAAAACTATTTATGGAATGGGATATATGTGGGTTGGTGGAAAAGATGAATTATAA
- a CDS encoding M42 family metallopeptidase, with the protein MNSQLDMFKKLTEAKGVAGNEKDVRNLMKEYINDYADDIYTDKLGSLICKKVGEKNGPKIMISGHMDEIGFLVANINDNGFITFQTLGGWNGKVMLSQKVLITTSKGHEYIGIINGKPSKDAKAAIDKENMFIDIGVDSKEEVEKLGIRQGDMITPYFEFSQMANTKYLLAKAWDDRVGCALCIDILKDLKNKAHKNIVYAVGTVQEEVGCRGAKTASNVVNPDIGFSLDVSIANDTPGSDTRLGDGKLGNGPQIHIFDGGLVGHVGLKNYLIDLAEELQIPYQINALPFGGTDASQMHVAHDGAPCISIGIPTRYIHSHASIIHKDDYDNTVRLLSEFIQKIDNDRYNKILNN; encoded by the coding sequence ATGAATAGTCAATTAGATATGTTTAAAAAACTTACAGAAGCAAAGGGAGTAGCTGGAAATGAAAAAGATGTAAGAAATTTAATGAAAGAATATATAAATGATTATGCAGATGATATTTATACTGATAAATTAGGAAGTTTAATATGCAAAAAAGTAGGAGAGAAAAATGGTCCTAAAATAATGATTTCTGGGCATATGGATGAAATTGGGTTTTTAGTTGCTAACATAAATGATAATGGATTTATAACGTTTCAGACACTAGGGGGATGGAATGGTAAAGTTATGCTAAGTCAGAAGGTTTTAATAACTACATCTAAAGGTCATGAATACATAGGAATTATAAATGGTAAGCCAAGTAAAGATGCCAAAGCAGCTATAGATAAAGAGAATATGTTTATTGATATAGGAGTAGACTCTAAAGAAGAGGTTGAAAAGTTAGGTATAAGACAAGGGGATATGATAACTCCTTATTTTGAATTTTCTCAAATGGCTAATACAAAATATTTACTTGCAAAAGCTTGGGATGATAGGGTTGGGTGTGCTTTATGTATAGATATTTTAAAAGATTTAAAAAATAAAGCTCATAAAAATATAGTTTATGCAGTAGGAACAGTTCAAGAAGAAGTTGGATGCAGAGGTGCAAAGACTGCATCTAATGTAGTTAATCCAGATATAGGATTTTCTCTTGATGTAAGTATAGCTAATGATACTCCAGGAAGTGATACTAGACTTGGTGATGGAAAACTTGGAAATGGACCTCAAATTCATATATTTGATGGAGGATTAGTAGGTCATGTAGGTTTGAAAAATTACTTAATAGACTTAGCTGAAGAACTACAAATACCATATCAAATAAATGCACTTCCATTTGGGGGTACAGATGCTAGCCAAATGCATGTAGCTCATGATGGAGCTCCATGTATAAGTATTGGCATACCTACAAGATATATACATTCCCATGCAAGTATTATTCATAAAGATGACTATGATAACACAGTTAGATTGTTAAGTGAATTTATACAGAAGATAGATAATGATAGATATAATAAAATATTAAATAATTAA
- the sfsA gene encoding DNA/RNA nuclease SfsA, protein MIYENIVEAIFIERPNRFIAHCIVKGKEEVVHVKNTGKCRELLIPGCKVYLQEHDNPKRKTKFSLISVIKGNRLINMDSQAPNKVAYEALINNQINLPGLKGDIKYIKPEKTYGDSRFDIYIETDTEKAFLEVKGVTLEEDGIVLFPDAKTERGVKHINELIKATDDGYLSYILFVIQMDNVKYFTPNIKMHKAFGQALKNAYSKGVNILAYDCDVTLNSLDIKNKVDIVL, encoded by the coding sequence ATGATATACGAAAATATAGTAGAAGCAATATTTATAGAAAGACCAAATAGATTTATAGCTCATTGTATAGTAAAGGGCAAAGAAGAAGTTGTACATGTGAAAAATACAGGTAAATGCAGAGAGCTATTAATTCCCGGGTGTAAAGTATATTTACAAGAACATGACAACCCCAAAAGAAAAACTAAATTTTCATTAATAAGCGTAATTAAAGGAAATAGGTTAATTAACATGGACTCACAAGCTCCTAATAAAGTGGCTTATGAAGCTTTGATAAATAACCAAATAAATTTACCAGGATTAAAAGGAGATATAAAGTATATAAAGCCAGAAAAAACATATGGGGATTCTAGATTTGATATATATATTGAAACAGATACTGAAAAAGCATTTTTAGAAGTAAAAGGTGTAACTCTAGAAGAAGATGGTATTGTTTTATTTCCTGACGCTAAAACTGAAAGGGGAGTAAAACATATTAATGAGCTAATAAAAGCTACAGATGATGGATATTTAAGTTATATACTATTTGTAATTCAAATGGATAATGTAAAATATTTTACTCCAAATATAAAAATGCATAAAGCGTTTGGCCAAGCTTTAAAAAATGCTTACTCTAAGGGTGTTAATATATTAGCATATGATTGTGACGTAACATTAAATTCTTTAGATATAAAAAATAAAGTAGACATTGTATTGTAA
- a CDS encoding ABC transporter permease: MKNPLIKDTFREIKKSKGRFISVFAIIMLGVAFFTGIKVASPVMELTADKYYDRQDFMDLTVISPLGLTDEDIKELSNIKGVKNVYPTFSKEALTSIDNKQMVLKIHGLPKSGKNYINKVDIVEGHYPNSPNECLVDDYINIPIGSTIKLYGDNNENIKDTLKRNEYKVVGKVKTPYYVSRAKGSSSIGNGQLDSFMMVLNSEFKQDVYTEVYITLKESNKINTYSDKYKDFVNKVKKEVESLGEDRSKLRYNEILNTARNDLNEGKEELKQKRVEAYKDLNDAENRLNLAKNELTEGENDLNNKQKLFNDEISNAKSKLKDAEEQLNSNENELNKKLSEFEKNKQTFKISIKDAKNEIHIQENKAKELEEYIKSIEELLSNEYLDDNKKKELEEVLSQSKEKLDRLQSGIVLANNELQAKENLLNDTEIKLNSAKDILNNSKKDLSSKKQVLNDKESQGLNQFKAARKKISNNKKSLEKAEKEYEKNKENADEELLNAENKIKEEEDKIKEVKSGKWYVLDRYTNYGFVDFKNSADSINSISKIFPVFFFSLAALICLTTMTRMVDEQRINIGTMKALGYNQFTIMSKYILYSLTASLGGSIIGNIIGLTVFPTIIYDAYATMTYNLPKVSLQFDLYLVLISTLIAILTTTLAAIYSCYKELKEVPSTLMRPKAPKEGKRIILERITFIWNKLTFSQKVTCRNIFRYKKRFFMTIVGVAGCTALLVTGFGVKDSISSIVDNQYGNIIKYNMTLTYNKEIEKSNKSKNLDNDKRIQDYLNVKNKSIKISNGLNEKDANIIIPEDKNKINKFITLQNRVNKKVYKLEDSGVLITEKLARLLKVKSGDSITLESGENKKHIVKVNGIVENYVGHYIYMSPKLYKEIFNHEAKFNQVFTNVSTKNISESELVKDIINKENISSAAFNTTSRQSFEDMISNLNSVVILIIVSAGALAFIVLYNLTNVNISERIREIATIKVLGFYDKEVASYVFRENIILTVIGTFLGLFVGVFLHKFIMTTAELDFIMFGREIKLLSFILSALLTLIFAALVNLCMYYKLKKIKMVESLKSVD, translated from the coding sequence ATGAAAAATCCTTTAATAAAAGATACCTTTAGAGAAATAAAGAAATCAAAAGGTAGGTTTATATCTGTATTTGCAATAATAATGTTAGGAGTTGCTTTTTTTACAGGAATAAAAGTAGCTTCTCCAGTTATGGAATTAACAGCAGATAAATATTACGATAGGCAAGACTTTATGGATTTAACAGTTATATCACCTTTGGGATTAACTGATGAAGATATAAAAGAACTTTCAAATATTAAGGGGGTTAAAAATGTATATCCAACTTTTTCAAAAGAAGCCTTAACTAGTATAGATAATAAACAAATGGTATTAAAGATTCATGGACTACCTAAATCTGGTAAAAATTATATAAATAAAGTAGATATAGTTGAGGGACATTACCCAAATAGTCCTAATGAATGTTTAGTTGATGATTATATAAATATTCCTATAGGAAGTACCATAAAGCTTTATGGAGATAATAATGAGAATATAAAGGATACATTAAAACGTAATGAATATAAAGTTGTTGGAAAAGTAAAAACTCCATATTATGTATCAAGAGCTAAAGGAAGTAGCTCTATAGGTAATGGACAACTAGATAGCTTTATGATGGTTTTAAATAGTGAATTTAAGCAAGATGTATACACAGAAGTATATATAACATTAAAAGAATCTAATAAGATTAATACATATTCAGATAAATATAAAGACTTTGTAAATAAAGTAAAAAAAGAAGTAGAATCACTAGGAGAAGATAGATCTAAGCTAAGATATAATGAAATTTTAAATACTGCTAGAAATGATTTAAATGAAGGAAAAGAAGAATTAAAACAAAAAAGAGTTGAAGCTTATAAAGATTTAAATGATGCTGAAAATAGGCTTAATTTAGCAAAAAATGAACTTACTGAAGGAGAAAATGACCTTAATAATAAGCAAAAACTATTTAATGATGAAATTTCAAATGCTAAATCAAAACTTAAAGATGCAGAAGAACAGTTAAATTCAAATGAAAATGAACTAAATAAAAAATTAAGTGAATTTGAAAAAAATAAACAAACTTTTAAAATTTCTATAAAAGATGCAAAAAATGAAATACATATCCAAGAAAACAAAGCAAAAGAATTAGAAGAATATATTAAAAGCATTGAAGAATTGCTTTCAAATGAATATTTAGATGACAACAAGAAAAAAGAGTTGGAAGAAGTTTTATCTCAAAGTAAAGAAAAGCTAGATAGACTACAAAGTGGTATAGTATTAGCAAATAATGAGTTGCAAGCTAAAGAAAATTTACTTAATGATACTGAAATTAAACTTAATTCAGCTAAAGATATTTTAAATAATAGTAAAAAGGATTTAAGTTCTAAAAAACAAGTTCTAAATGATAAAGAATCACAGGGATTAAATCAGTTCAAAGCAGCTAGAAAGAAAATTTCAAATAATAAAAAAAGTTTGGAAAAAGCTGAAAAAGAGTATGAAAAAAACAAAGAAAATGCAGATGAAGAGCTATTAAATGCAGAGAATAAAATTAAAGAAGAAGAAGATAAAATCAAAGAAGTTAAATCTGGTAAGTGGTATGTACTTGATAGATATACAAACTACGGATTCGTTGATTTTAAAAATTCTGCAGATAGTATAAATTCTATATCTAAAATTTTCCCGGTATTTTTCTTTTCGCTAGCTGCATTAATATGCTTAACTACCATGACTAGAATGGTTGATGAACAAAGAATTAATATTGGAACTATGAAGGCTCTAGGATATAATCAATTTACTATAATGAGTAAATATATATTATATTCACTTACGGCTAGCTTAGGAGGGAGTATAATAGGAAATATTATCGGACTTACAGTATTTCCTACTATAATATATGATGCGTATGCAACAATGACCTATAATTTACCAAAAGTTTCCTTGCAGTTTGATTTATATTTAGTGCTAATATCAACATTAATAGCTATATTAACAACTACTTTGGCAGCCATATATTCTTGTTATAAAGAACTAAAAGAAGTTCCCTCTACTCTTATGAGACCTAAAGCTCCAAAAGAAGGTAAAAGAATTATTCTTGAACGTATTACATTTATATGGAATAAACTAACTTTTTCACAAAAGGTAACATGTAGAAATATTTTTAGGTATAAAAAAAGATTTTTTATGACTATAGTTGGAGTGGCTGGATGTACTGCTCTTTTGGTTACTGGATTTGGAGTAAAAGATTCTATTTCTTCTATTGTAGACAATCAATATGGAAATATTATTAAATATAATATGACCTTAACTTACAATAAGGAGATAGAAAAGAGTAATAAATCAAAAAATTTAGATAATGATAAGAGGATACAAGATTATTTAAATGTAAAAAATAAAAGTATTAAAATTTCAAATGGATTAAATGAAAAAGATGCAAATATTATAATCCCAGAAGATAAAAATAAAATAAATAAATTTATAACTCTACAAAATAGGGTAAATAAAAAAGTATATAAGTTAGAAGATTCAGGAGTTTTAATAACTGAAAAGTTAGCTAGACTTCTTAAGGTTAAATCTGGAGATTCAATAACATTAGAAAGCGGAGAAAACAAAAAGCACATAGTTAAAGTTAATGGAATAGTAGAAAATTATGTCGGTCACTATATATACATGAGTCCTAAATTATACAAGGAGATATTTAATCATGAAGCTAAATTTAATCAAGTTTTCACAAATGTATCAACTAAAAATATTTCAGAAAGTGAGTTAGTAAAAGATATAATTAATAAAGAAAATATAAGCTCTGCTGCTTTTAATACTACATCAAGACAATCATTTGAGGATATGATTTCAAACTTAAATAGTGTAGTGATTCTTATAATCGTATCAGCCGGAGCGTTAGCATTTATTGTGTTATATAACCTAACTAATGTCAATATTAGTGAAAGAATACGAGAAATTGCAACTATTAAAGTTCTTGGATTTTATGATAAGGAAGTAGCTTCATATGTATTTAGGGAGAACATAATTTTAACAGTAATAGGAACCTTTTTAGGATTGTTTGTAGGAGTATTTTTACATAAGTTCATAATGACAACTGCAGAATTGGATTTTATAATGTTTGGAAGAGAAATAAAGCTTTTAAGTTTTATACTTTCTGCTTTACTTACACTTATATTTGCAGCACTAGTGAATTTATGTATGTACTATAAACTTAAAAAGATAAAGATGGTTGAATCTTTAAAATCTGTAGATTAG
- a CDS encoding ABC transporter ATP-binding protein — protein MQNYIQFENVKKTYIMGEVKINALDGVNFSINKGELVIVVGASGAGKSTILNILGGMDSPTSGTVLVDNKNISKYNEKELTKYRRHDIGFVFQFYNLVQNLTAIENVELATQICKNPLNPNDVIKSVGLESRKNNFPSQLSGGEQQRVAIARALAKNPKLLLCDEPTGALDYNTGKSILKVLQDTNKTLGMTVVIITHNMAIAPMGDKIITIKNGKVNDIVKNENPMAVERIEW, from the coding sequence ATGCAAAATTATATACAATTTGAAAATGTAAAAAAAACGTACATAATGGGTGAAGTTAAAATAAATGCACTTGATGGTGTAAACTTTTCTATAAATAAAGGAGAATTAGTTATAGTTGTTGGAGCTAGTGGAGCTGGAAAAAGTACCATACTAAATATCTTAGGAGGTATGGATTCACCAACATCTGGAACTGTGCTTGTAGATAATAAGAACATTAGTAAGTATAATGAAAAAGAACTAACTAAATATAGAAGACATGATATAGGTTTTGTTTTTCAATTTTACAATTTAGTTCAAAATTTAACAGCTATTGAAAATGTAGAACTAGCTACACAAATTTGTAAAAATCCACTTAATCCAAATGATGTCATTAAGTCTGTAGGACTTGAAAGTAGAAAAAATAATTTTCCATCTCAATTATCAGGGGGAGAGCAACAAAGAGTAGCTATAGCACGTGCATTAGCAAAAAATCCAAAACTGTTATTGTGTGATGAACCTACTGGAGCTTTAGATTATAATACGGGTAAGTCTATTCTTAAGGTTTTACAAGATACAAATAAGACTTTAGGAATGACAGTAGTTATAATAACTCATAATATGGCAATTGCTCCTATGGGAGATAAAATTATTACCATAAAAAATGGAAAAGTAAATGATATCGTAAAAAATGAAAATCCTATGGCAGTAGAAAGGATAGAGTGGTAA